One region of Bacillus pumilus genomic DNA includes:
- a CDS encoding NlpC/P60 family protein → MKKFITFGLASVIGASSLFIPFTHEANAQNFEQKKQELDSKQSEVNKNLQKKKDELSKLEAKQEALALKLKEIDEKALKTSDQIEEKQKENEQTKKEINALKKDIADTEKRIEDRNKFLKKRVRALQESGGSTKYIDVLLGAKSFSDFISRAGAVSTLINADSEIIKEQEKDKAELQKSENELNTKLEDVQKTLTKLETLQTDLNKQLDEKDKLFKQVKEQKGSASSQISELNSEANSIASEKDATITAQKQAEKEAREAAQKAKEEKVQRQQQRQASVQAEDNSSTNDSSSSSNNSNSGSSNNNDNNNSSSPSKKPSTGGGSPVSSNVGGIEGAISTGSSIVGQSPYKWAGGRSQADIDARRFDCSSFVRWAFASAGINLGPVGGTTTDTLVGKGRAVSASDMKRGDLVFFDTYKVNGHVGIYLGNGTFLNDNSSRGVSVDSMSNVYWKKAFNGVVRRVVE, encoded by the coding sequence GTGAAAAAGTTTATTACTTTCGGTTTAGCTTCGGTCATCGGAGCGAGCAGTTTATTTATCCCATTTACTCATGAAGCAAACGCACAGAACTTTGAACAAAAGAAACAAGAGCTGGACAGCAAGCAATCTGAGGTCAACAAAAACCTTCAAAAGAAAAAAGATGAGCTTTCAAAGCTTGAAGCAAAACAAGAGGCACTTGCACTAAAGCTAAAAGAAATTGACGAGAAAGCTTTAAAAACAAGTGATCAAATCGAAGAAAAACAAAAAGAAAATGAACAAACGAAAAAAGAAATCAATGCACTGAAAAAAGACATTGCTGATACTGAAAAACGTATTGAAGATCGAAACAAATTCTTGAAAAAGCGTGTACGTGCGCTTCAAGAAAGCGGCGGTTCTACGAAATACATAGATGTATTACTAGGAGCGAAAAGCTTTAGCGATTTCATCAGCCGTGCAGGTGCAGTATCTACACTCATCAACGCAGACAGCGAAATCATTAAAGAGCAAGAAAAAGACAAAGCTGAGCTCCAAAAGTCTGAAAACGAATTAAACACAAAGCTTGAAGATGTTCAAAAGACACTTACAAAGCTTGAAACACTTCAAACAGACTTGAATAAACAGCTTGATGAAAAAGACAAGCTATTCAAGCAAGTGAAAGAGCAAAAAGGAAGTGCTTCTTCTCAAATTAGCGAGTTAAACAGTGAGGCTAACAGCATTGCATCTGAAAAAGACGCAACAATCACTGCTCAAAAACAAGCTGAAAAAGAAGCAAGAGAAGCAGCTCAAAAAGCAAAAGAAGAAAAAGTACAAAGACAACAGCAGCGTCAAGCTAGTGTTCAAGCAGAAGACAACAGCTCAACGAACGACAGCAGCTCGTCTTCAAATAACAGTAACAGTGGATCTTCAAACAACAACGATAATAACAACAGCAGTTCACCAAGCAAGAAGCCATCTACTGGCGGTGGATCACCTGTCAGCAGTAACGTAGGCGGAATCGAAGGTGCAATCAGCACAGGTTCTTCCATTGTTGGACAATCTCCATATAAATGGGCTGGTGGCAGATCACAAGCTGATATTGACGCACGTCGTTTTGACTGTTCTTCATTCGTTCGCTGGGCATTTGCATCAGCAGGCATCAACCTTGGACCAGTTGGCGGTACAACAACAGATACGCTTGTAGGTAAAGGAAGAGCTGTAAGTGCATCTGACATGAAACGCGGAGACCTTGTGTTCTTTGATACGTATAAAGTAAATGGACACGTTGGTATTTACTTAGGAAACGGTACATTCTTGAACGATAACAGCTCTCGCGGTGTTTCAGTTGACTCTATGAGCAATGTTTACTGGAAAAAAGCATTCAATGGCGTTGTAAGAAGAGTCGTTGAATAA
- a CDS encoding tetratricopeptide repeat protein yields MSKYTSQNNHTQVVQLFQDGHYFFHKGLKAYRERNLSKASKLIQRAIVLEPENVEMLSQLAIIYTEMGHFQQSNELLDFILEHIDENMFECHYFKANNYANLGLFQEAYKSATAYASLEENGEFADENDDLLDLLDMSDEENEDFPYDQDDLIVKQDQANHLLESGRLDEAIEMLEQMIVEYPEFWSAYNNLALAYFYSGQIHQAKEMLNRVLHENPGNLHALCNQLVFYHYEKEEEKVNTLAKQLTHVYPILSEQRYKLGATFALVGEFEWAFKWLYSLYKTGFQGDSTFLYWLASAAYYTGHKTLAQTVWDKMVEEDIDADEIKPWQDKPEETEPMVSIEERLTAYYVSKQKGERDVLQSVLDARAAKTAFEQQFIELLLYEDEMEERSFSEDAVFAKQAASSLEEAVQPDSHMPYFWLFHIIQQARASGVDKKNAPAWAAASYYLWMQEQEESMSKKEIAASFQISVQTLSKYEQVICTLID; encoded by the coding sequence GTGAGTAAATACACTTCTCAAAATAATCACACACAAGTCGTCCAGCTATTCCAAGATGGGCATTACTTTTTTCATAAAGGTCTAAAAGCTTATAGAGAAAGAAATCTATCTAAAGCGAGTAAGCTCATACAGCGGGCTATCGTACTTGAGCCTGAAAATGTAGAAATGCTGTCACAGCTTGCTATTATTTATACTGAAATGGGTCATTTCCAACAATCAAATGAACTGCTTGATTTCATCCTTGAACATATTGATGAAAATATGTTTGAGTGTCACTATTTTAAAGCCAATAATTATGCGAATCTAGGACTCTTTCAAGAGGCATATAAGTCAGCGACTGCCTATGCTTCATTAGAAGAGAACGGGGAATTTGCAGATGAAAATGATGACCTTCTCGACCTGCTCGATATGAGTGACGAAGAGAACGAAGATTTTCCTTACGATCAGGATGACCTGATTGTGAAGCAGGATCAAGCAAATCACTTACTGGAAAGCGGCAGGCTTGATGAAGCCATTGAGATGCTGGAACAGATGATTGTTGAGTATCCAGAATTTTGGTCAGCGTATAACAATCTCGCATTGGCCTATTTTTATTCTGGTCAAATCCATCAGGCAAAAGAGATGCTGAACCGGGTTCTACATGAAAATCCGGGTAATCTGCATGCCCTTTGCAACCAGCTAGTCTTCTATCATTATGAAAAAGAAGAAGAAAAGGTCAATACGTTAGCAAAGCAATTAACGCACGTGTATCCAATATTAAGTGAACAGCGTTATAAGCTTGGCGCAACATTTGCCCTAGTTGGAGAATTTGAATGGGCATTTAAATGGCTTTATTCTTTGTACAAAACAGGCTTTCAAGGAGATAGTACATTTTTATACTGGCTCGCAAGCGCAGCTTATTATACAGGTCACAAAACGCTTGCACAGACGGTTTGGGATAAGATGGTCGAAGAAGATATCGATGCAGATGAAATCAAGCCATGGCAGGATAAACCTGAGGAGACTGAGCCAATGGTCTCCATTGAGGAGCGGCTGACGGCGTACTATGTAAGCAAACAAAAAGGAGAACGTGACGTTCTTCAATCTGTCCTTGATGCACGCGCAGCGAAAACAGCTTTTGAACAGCAATTCATTGAACTGCTCTTATACGAAGATGAAATGGAAGAACGGTCTTTTTCAGAAGATGCGGTTTTCGCAAAACAGGCGGCATCCAGCTTGGAAGAAGCTGTTCAGCCTGACAGCCATATGCCTTATTTTTGGTTATTCCATATTATTCAGCAGGCACGTGCTTCTGGCGTAGATAAGAAAAATGCGCCTGCATGGGCAGCAGCATCCTATTATTTATGGATGCAGGAGCAAGAAGAATCTATGAGCAAAAAAGAGATTGCAGCCTCTTTTCAAATCAGTGTTCAAACACTGTCTAAATATGAACAAGTCATTTGTACATTAATTGATTAA
- the hisH gene encoding imidazole glycerol phosphate synthase subunit HisH: MIGVIDYGMGNLFSVSKALERAGARYIVSSDVEELKKADAYILPGVGSFRDAMQLLKQTGLEAFIHQVVQEGKLLFGICLGMQLLFEESEEAGRTKGLGLLKGRVVLLKDRDQGGQRLKVPHMGWNELTFHQPSPLFDGVPEGFAYFVHSYYVRDMNPEEQLASADYGVQVPAVVGMGNVLGAQFHPEKSSTTGMALLKQFIQLANEQRVNK; this comes from the coding sequence ATGATCGGAGTCATTGATTACGGAATGGGAAATTTGTTCAGCGTATCAAAAGCACTGGAACGAGCAGGTGCCCGTTATATCGTCTCCTCTGATGTGGAGGAGCTCAAAAAGGCAGATGCTTATATTTTGCCTGGGGTCGGTTCGTTTCGTGATGCGATGCAGCTGTTAAAACAGACAGGGCTTGAGGCGTTTATCCACCAAGTAGTGCAGGAAGGAAAGCTGCTATTTGGCATTTGTCTTGGGATGCAGCTGTTATTTGAAGAAAGTGAAGAGGCAGGGCGTACGAAAGGTTTGGGGCTGCTAAAAGGGCGTGTCGTTCTTCTAAAGGATCGTGACCAGGGTGGGCAAAGGCTGAAGGTGCCTCATATGGGGTGGAATGAGCTCACATTTCATCAGCCCTCCCCATTGTTTGACGGGGTACCGGAAGGATTTGCGTACTTTGTTCACTCTTATTATGTGAGGGATATGAATCCAGAAGAGCAATTAGCAAGCGCAGACTATGGCGTTCAAGTACCAGCAGTTGTTGGCATGGGAAATGTGCTAGGCGCACAGTTTCACCCTGAAAAAAGCAGTACAACGGGCATGGCGCTGCTCAAACAATTTATTCAATTAGCAAACGAACAGAGGGTGAACAAATGA
- the hisA gene encoding 1-(5-phosphoribosyl)-5-[(5-phosphoribosylamino)methylideneamino]imidazole-4-carboxamide isomerase — MSDFTLYPAIDMRNGKCVRLVQGDYDQETIYGDSPLDMATRFANEGAKWIHLVDLDGAKAGSRVNHEHVLAIASSLDVNVQIGGGIRTEEDVAFYINNGVARVILGSSAVSNPAFVKKMLAQYGEKIAIGIDARNGFVSTEGWLETSKVKAEDLGKELAKEGAEVFIFTDIQMDGMLAGPNVESTIRLAEATGKQVIASGGISSVADLQKLSAQKQSGVSGAIIGKALYTERFTLAEAIEGLDRV; from the coding sequence ATGAGTGACTTTACATTGTATCCAGCGATTGATATGAGAAATGGCAAATGTGTACGGCTCGTGCAAGGAGATTATGATCAAGAAACCATTTATGGAGATTCGCCGCTCGATATGGCGACGCGATTTGCAAATGAAGGAGCAAAGTGGATTCATCTCGTTGACCTAGATGGTGCCAAAGCGGGGAGTCGCGTCAATCATGAGCATGTGCTGGCGATTGCTTCATCCTTAGATGTAAATGTACAAATTGGTGGTGGCATTCGGACAGAAGAAGACGTTGCCTTTTATATAAACAATGGTGTAGCTAGAGTCATCCTTGGCAGCTCGGCTGTTTCTAACCCTGCCTTTGTGAAAAAAATGCTTGCGCAATATGGGGAGAAAATAGCGATTGGCATTGATGCGCGAAATGGATTCGTATCGACTGAGGGGTGGCTTGAAACGTCGAAAGTGAAGGCAGAGGATCTCGGCAAAGAATTGGCAAAGGAAGGCGCGGAGGTCTTTATTTTCACAGATATTCAAATGGACGGCATGCTGGCTGGGCCCAATGTGGAAAGTACAATTCGCTTAGCAGAAGCTACTGGCAAACAAGTTATTGCCTCAGGCGGTATCAGTTCGGTAGCCGATCTCCAAAAGCTGTCAGCACAAAAACAGTCAGGCGTTTCTGGTGCAATCATTGGAAAGGCACTTTATACGGAGCGGTTTACTTTAGCTGAAGCAATTGAAGGGCTTGACCGCGTATGA
- the trxB gene encoding thioredoxin-disulfide reductase: MSEEKIYDTIIIGAGPAGMTAAVYTSRGNLSTLMIERGIPGGQMANTEDVENYPGFESILGPELSNKMFDHAKKFGAEYAYGDIKEIVDGEEYKIVKAGSKEYKGRSVIIAAGAEYKKIGAPGEKELGGRGVSYCAVCDGAFFKNKELVVIGGGDSAVEEGVYLTRFASKVTIVHRRDKLRAQSILQARAFDNEKIDFMWNKTVKQINEENGKVGSVTLIDTVTGEEEDFKTDGAFIYIGMLPLSKPFENLGITNKEGYIETNERMETRVEGIFAAGDIREKTLRQIVTATGDGSIAAQSAQHYVEELAEKLKATK; the protein is encoded by the coding sequence GTGTCAGAAGAAAAAATCTACGATACGATCATCATTGGAGCGGGACCTGCCGGAATGACAGCCGCTGTTTATACATCTCGTGGAAATCTTTCAACATTGATGATTGAAAGAGGGATTCCAGGCGGTCAAATGGCTAATACGGAAGATGTCGAGAACTATCCTGGCTTTGAAAGCATTTTAGGGCCAGAACTTTCAAATAAAATGTTTGACCATGCGAAGAAATTCGGTGCTGAGTATGCATATGGCGATATCAAAGAAATCGTAGACGGTGAAGAGTACAAAATCGTCAAAGCCGGTTCAAAAGAATACAAAGGACGCTCTGTCATTATTGCAGCAGGTGCGGAATACAAAAAAATCGGTGCACCAGGTGAAAAAGAACTTGGCGGTCGAGGCGTCTCTTACTGTGCAGTATGTGACGGTGCTTTCTTTAAAAACAAAGAGCTCGTCGTCATTGGTGGAGGAGACTCTGCGGTAGAAGAGGGTGTGTACCTGACACGCTTTGCGTCAAAAGTAACGATCGTTCATAGACGCGACAAGCTTCGTGCCCAAAGCATTTTACAAGCACGTGCTTTTGATAATGAAAAAATCGACTTCATGTGGAACAAAACCGTTAAACAAATTAATGAAGAAAACGGTAAAGTCGGCAGTGTGACTTTGATTGATACGGTGACTGGTGAAGAAGAAGACTTTAAAACAGATGGCGCCTTTATCTATATCGGAATGCTGCCACTGTCTAAACCATTTGAAAATCTCGGCATTACAAATAAAGAAGGCTACATCGAAACAAACGAAAGAATGGAAACGAGAGTGGAAGGCATTTTCGCCGCTGGTGACATTCGTGAAAAAACACTCCGTCAAATTGTGACAGCAACAGGTGACGGAAGTATTGCCGCACAAAGCGCACAGCATTATGTAGAAGAGCTTGCTGAAAAACTTAAAGCAACGAAATAA
- the rapZ gene encoding RNase adapter RapZ: MNTHKQEDIQLVIITGMSGAGKTVAIQSFEDLGYFCVDNLPPSLLPKFLELMKESNSKMSKVALVMDLRGREFFDSLIAALDEMSDLGWITPRILFLDANDKVLVSRYKETRRSHPLATTGLPLEGIAMERDLLEELKGRAQMIFDTSDLKPKQLREKIVAHFATTQGQVFTVNVMSFGFKYGLPIDADLVFDVRFLPNPYYIESMRPQTGNDEEVRSYVMKWSETQKFTEKLIDLLSFMLPSYKREGKSQLVIAIGCTGGQHRSVTLANYLSEYFKNDYYTHVTHRDIEKRSRK; this comes from the coding sequence ATGAATACGCACAAACAAGAAGATATTCAGCTTGTGATTATTACAGGAATGTCAGGTGCGGGGAAAACCGTTGCCATTCAAAGCTTTGAAGATTTAGGTTACTTCTGTGTAGATAACTTGCCGCCATCACTTTTACCAAAGTTCCTAGAACTCATGAAGGAATCGAATTCGAAGATGAGTAAGGTTGCCCTTGTGATGGATTTGCGCGGACGAGAATTCTTTGACAGCTTGATTGCAGCCTTAGATGAAATGAGTGATCTTGGCTGGATCACACCAAGAATATTATTTCTAGATGCAAACGATAAGGTGCTTGTCTCAAGATACAAAGAAACGAGACGTTCGCATCCTCTTGCGACTACAGGTTTGCCGCTCGAAGGAATCGCAATGGAACGCGATCTGTTAGAAGAGTTAAAAGGTCGGGCTCAAATGATTTTTGATACATCGGATTTAAAACCAAAACAGCTTCGAGAAAAAATTGTCGCGCACTTTGCCACGACCCAAGGGCAGGTGTTTACAGTGAATGTGATGTCTTTCGGTTTTAAATACGGTCTGCCGATTGATGCTGATCTTGTATTTGATGTGAGATTTCTGCCGAATCCTTACTATATTGAGAGCATGCGTCCACAGACTGGAAACGATGAAGAAGTGCGCTCCTATGTAATGAAATGGAGCGAGACACAAAAATTCACAGAGAAATTAATTGACCTTCTCAGCTTTATGCTTCCGTCCTATAAACGAGAAGGAAAAAGCCAGCTTGTGATCGCTATTGGCTGTACAGGCGGACAGCACCGATCAGTGACGCTAGCGAACTACTTATCGGAGTATTTTAAAAATGACTACTACACTCATGTCACTCACCGGGACATTGAAAAGAGAAGCAGAAAATAG
- the hisIE gene encoding bifunctional phosphoribosyl-AMP cyclohydrolase/phosphoribosyl-ATP diphosphatase HisIE: MKQGNELSFNEAGLIPAIVQDAQSKEVLTLAYMNQESYEKTLETGETWFYSRSRNELWHKGATSGHTQRVTSIRYDCDKDALLILVSPSGPACHTGSYSCFSEEGVKRQTEEQDRFAILNELEQVIAKRQAEMPEGAYTTYLFEKGVDKILKKVGEEASEVIIAAKNRDQEELKWETADLLYHLLVLLREQQLPLDDVLKVLKKRHQGE, encoded by the coding sequence ATGAAACAGGGAAACGAATTATCCTTTAATGAGGCAGGCCTGATACCTGCGATTGTACAGGATGCTCAAAGTAAGGAAGTATTGACATTGGCGTATATGAATCAAGAATCCTATGAAAAAACACTAGAGACAGGGGAAACATGGTTTTACAGCCGATCAAGAAACGAGCTTTGGCACAAAGGCGCCACATCTGGACATACTCAGCGAGTCACATCCATTCGATATGACTGTGACAAGGATGCTCTGCTTATTCTTGTCTCACCAAGTGGACCAGCGTGCCACACTGGCAGCTATAGCTGCTTTTCGGAAGAAGGCGTGAAGCGTCAAACGGAAGAGCAGGATCGTTTTGCAATTTTAAATGAACTTGAACAGGTGATTGCGAAACGTCAGGCAGAAATGCCAGAAGGCGCTTATACAACCTATCTATTTGAAAAAGGGGTCGATAAAATCCTGAAAAAGGTAGGGGAAGAAGCGTCAGAGGTCATCATTGCCGCGAAAAACCGGGATCAAGAAGAATTGAAATGGGAAACAGCCGATCTTCTGTATCACCTGCTTGTGTTATTACGTGAACAGCAATTGCCACTTGATGATGTATTAAAAGTATTAAAAAAACGTCATCAAGGCGAGTGA
- a CDS encoding 8-oxo-dGTP diphosphatase yields the protein MQRVTNCVLHHEDQVLLLQKPRRGWWVAPGGKMESGESVKDSVVREYREETGIYILNPQLKGVFTFIIKEGDQIVQEWMMFTFMADSFTGKNVTESEEGILKWHEVKDVPHLPMAPGDSHILDFMLKGKGLLHGTFTYTPDFELIAYRLDPQGD from the coding sequence ATGCAACGAGTAACCAATTGTGTGCTGCATCACGAAGATCAAGTTCTCTTGCTGCAAAAGCCAAGACGAGGCTGGTGGGTAGCGCCGGGCGGAAAAATGGAAAGCGGAGAATCGGTCAAGGATTCAGTCGTTCGAGAGTATAGAGAAGAAACAGGAATTTATATTTTAAATCCACAGTTAAAAGGTGTTTTTACCTTTATCATAAAAGAAGGCGATCAAATCGTTCAAGAGTGGATGATGTTCACCTTTATGGCAGATTCATTTACTGGAAAAAACGTGACAGAGTCAGAGGAAGGCATTTTAAAGTGGCATGAAGTAAAGGATGTGCCGCATTTACCGATGGCACCAGGGGATTCCCATATTCTTGATTTCATGCTAAAGGGAAAAGGACTTCTTCACGGTACTTTTACGTATACACCTGATTTTGAATTGATTGCTTATCGGTTAGATCCTCAAGGAGACTAA
- a CDS encoding HPr family phosphocarrier protein: MVEKTVTIQLKTGLQARPAALFVQEANRFGAEIFLEKDGKRVNAKSIMGLMSLAISSGITVKLIADGADEQEAIDALTDFINQEN; encoded by the coding sequence ATGGTGGAAAAAACGGTCACCATCCAGTTGAAAACAGGCTTGCAGGCACGTCCCGCTGCTTTGTTCGTACAGGAAGCGAATCGCTTTGGGGCTGAAATTTTTCTAGAGAAGGACGGAAAAAGAGTCAATGCGAAGAGCATTATGGGTCTCATGAGCCTTGCGATCAGCTCTGGGATCACTGTCAAACTGATAGCAGATGGTGCGGATGAACAAGAAGCCATTGATGCGTTAACTGATTTTATCAATCAAGAAAACTGA
- the hisF gene encoding imidazole glycerol phosphate synthase subunit HisF, with protein MMTKRIIPCLDVKEGRVVKGVQFLGLKDAGDPVELAQMYDEEGADELVFLDISASHEGRKTMVDMVKQVASTLAIPFTVGGGINHLDDMKRILRAGADKVSVNTAAVLRPELISEGADFFGSQCIVVAIDAKYDEEKKAYMVYTHGGRRQTDIEVSDWAKEAVLRGAGEILLTSMDADGEKKGFDHRLTKLVSEAVTVPVIASGGAGNAQHMLEAFTKGEADAALAASIFHYKETSIQEVKTYLREHGVKVR; from the coding sequence ATGATGACAAAACGAATCATCCCATGTCTCGATGTGAAGGAAGGTCGTGTGGTCAAAGGGGTGCAATTCCTCGGCTTAAAGGATGCCGGTGATCCGGTAGAATTAGCGCAGATGTATGATGAGGAAGGGGCGGATGAACTCGTCTTTCTTGATATTTCTGCCTCTCATGAAGGCCGGAAAACGATGGTGGATATGGTCAAGCAAGTGGCGTCCACTCTTGCCATCCCTTTTACGGTAGGCGGCGGAATTAACCACCTTGATGACATGAAGCGCATATTAAGAGCGGGTGCAGACAAAGTATCTGTGAACACAGCGGCAGTTTTAAGACCAGAACTGATTTCTGAAGGCGCCGATTTTTTTGGTTCTCAGTGCATCGTCGTTGCAATAGATGCAAAGTACGATGAAGAGAAAAAAGCGTACATGGTTTATACACACGGAGGGCGCCGTCAAACGGATATAGAGGTTAGCGATTGGGCAAAAGAAGCCGTGCTGAGGGGGGCAGGAGAGATCTTGCTGACAAGTATGGATGCCGACGGTGAGAAAAAGGGCTTTGATCATCGATTAACAAAGCTTGTGTCAGAAGCTGTCACCGTACCTGTCATTGCCTCGGGAGGTGCTGGCAATGCTCAGCATATGCTGGAGGCATTTACAAAAGGAGAAGCGGATGCAGCTTTAGCAGCTTCCATTTTTCATTATAAAGAGACTTCAATTCAAGAGGTAAAGACATACTTGAGAGAACACGGGGTGAAGGTCAGATGA
- a CDS encoding gluconeogenesis factor YvcK family protein: MKTLPKVVILGGGTGLSVLLRGLKTKPVDITAIVTVADDGGSSGRLRHDLNIPPPGDIRNVLAALSDVEPLVEDLFQHRFNKGNDLTGHSLGNLILAAMTNITGDFFHAVTEMSKVLNVRGKVLPAANSSVVLHAELENGQVVTGESKIPTYGERIKRVFLTPDTIEPLPESIQVIREADLIVIGPGSLYTSILPNLLVPHIGEEVIRSKAKKVYICNVMTQPGETLSYSAADHVQALNDHMVRPFIDTIFVNNKEIPEEIKAKYAEEQAQPVQFDTDVLKAMGLEVIPGEIITYDQHVIRHDTLKVAALLVDLLHKKK; the protein is encoded by the coding sequence ATGAAGACACTTCCAAAGGTGGTCATTCTTGGCGGGGGCACTGGCTTATCTGTTTTGCTCAGAGGGCTAAAAACAAAGCCAGTGGACATTACCGCTATTGTAACGGTTGCTGATGACGGAGGCAGCTCAGGCAGACTGCGGCATGATTTGAATATTCCGCCTCCAGGCGATATTCGAAATGTCCTTGCAGCTCTCTCTGATGTTGAACCGCTTGTAGAAGACTTATTTCAGCACCGTTTTAACAAAGGGAATGACTTAACAGGCCACTCTCTTGGCAACCTCATTCTTGCGGCCATGACAAATATAACCGGTGATTTTTTTCATGCCGTCACAGAAATGAGCAAGGTCTTAAATGTGAGAGGAAAAGTTTTGCCAGCAGCGAATTCAAGTGTTGTTCTACATGCTGAATTAGAAAATGGGCAAGTGGTAACAGGAGAATCAAAAATCCCAACATACGGTGAGCGAATTAAACGAGTGTTCCTCACACCTGATACGATTGAGCCGCTCCCAGAATCGATTCAAGTCATTCGTGAAGCCGATTTGATCGTCATTGGACCTGGCAGCTTGTATACAAGTATCTTGCCAAACTTGCTTGTACCGCATATTGGCGAAGAAGTGATTCGTTCTAAGGCGAAAAAAGTGTATATTTGCAATGTCATGACGCAGCCAGGGGAAACGCTTTCCTACAGTGCAGCTGATCATGTGCAGGCATTAAACGATCATATGGTTCGTCCATTTATTGATACCATTTTTGTAAACAATAAAGAAATTCCAGAAGAGATCAAAGCAAAATATGCAGAAGAACAGGCACAGCCTGTACAGTTCGACACAGATGTACTCAAGGCAATGGGACTGGAAGTCATCCCTGGGGAAATCATTACATACGACCAGCATGTGATTCGTCACGACACGCTGAAAGTAGCCGCGCTGCTTGTCGACCTGCTGCATAAGAAAAAATAG
- the whiA gene encoding DNA-binding protein WhiA produces MSFASETKKELTNLDVKDCCTKAELSALIRMNGSLSFSNRKLILDIQTENAAIARRIYTLLKKKYDVTVELLVRKKMRLKKNNVYIVRLVERAKTILEDLKILGEQFVFERNISEELVKKRCCKRSYMRGAFLAGGSVNNPETSSYHLEIFSLYKEHNDALCELMNQFHLNSKTLERKKGYITYMKEAEKITEFLSVVGAHNSLLRFEDVRIVRDMRNSVNRLVNCETANLNKTIGASLRQVENIQFIDEKIGLDALPDKLREIAKLRVDYQEVTLKELGEMVESGKISKSGINHRLRKLDQIAEQLRNGQAVTLK; encoded by the coding sequence ATGTCATTTGCATCCGAAACAAAAAAAGAGCTGACTAATCTGGACGTGAAGGACTGCTGCACAAAAGCAGAGCTTTCTGCCCTCATCCGTATGAACGGTTCATTATCTTTCTCTAATCGAAAATTAATTCTAGATATACAAACAGAGAACGCAGCTATCGCAAGACGGATTTATACGCTGCTAAAAAAGAAATATGATGTCACAGTCGAGCTGCTCGTTCGTAAGAAAATGAGATTAAAAAAGAATAATGTGTATATTGTCAGACTAGTAGAACGAGCGAAAACCATTTTAGAGGATTTGAAAATATTAGGTGAGCAATTTGTATTTGAGCGTAATATTTCAGAAGAGCTTGTAAAGAAAAGATGTTGTAAGCGCTCCTATATGAGAGGTGCTTTTTTAGCAGGCGGTTCTGTGAATAATCCAGAAACGTCTTCCTATCACCTTGAGATTTTTTCCCTATATAAAGAACACAATGATGCCCTTTGTGAGCTCATGAACCAATTTCATCTCAACAGTAAAACACTTGAGCGTAAAAAAGGCTACATCACATATATGAAAGAAGCCGAAAAAATTACTGAATTCTTAAGTGTTGTAGGTGCGCATAATTCACTTCTTCGCTTCGAAGACGTTCGGATCGTCCGTGATATGCGGAATTCCGTGAACCGGCTCGTCAATTGTGAAACAGCAAACTTGAATAAAACGATTGGTGCATCACTGCGCCAGGTCGAGAACATTCAATTCATTGATGAAAAAATTGGACTTGATGCCCTGCCAGATAAGCTGCGAGAAATTGCAAAGCTGCGAGTCGACTATCAAGAGGTCACGCTAAAGGAATTGGGAGAAATGGTGGAAAGCGGCAAGATCAGCAAATCAGGCATTAATCACCGCTTAAGAAAGCTAGATCAAATTGCAGAACAATTACGAAACGGACAAGCTGTTACACTTAAATAG